A portion of the Mustela erminea isolate mMusErm1 chromosome 19, mMusErm1.Pri, whole genome shotgun sequence genome contains these proteins:
- the ISOC2 gene encoding isochorismatase domain-containing protein 2: MAAVGPNLGRVLPGSSILFLCDMQEKFRHVAYFPQIVSVAARMLKVARLLEVPAVLTEQYPTGLGPTVPELGAGGLRPVAKTCFSMVPAVQQELDNRPQLRSVLLCGIEAHACILNTALDLLDRGLQVHVVVDACSSRNQVDRLVALARMRQSGAFLSTSEGLILQLVGDAAHPRFKEIQKIIKEPAQDSGLLGVFQGPNPLFR; encoded by the exons ATGGCAGCTGTGGGGCCCAACCTGGGCCGAGTCCTCCCTGGATCATCCATCCTATTCCTGTGCGACATGCAGGAGAAGTTCCGCCATGTTGCATACTTCCCCCAGATTGTCTCTGTGGCTGCCCGCATGCTCAAG GTGGCCAGGCTCCTGGAGGTGCCTGCTGTACTGACAGAGCAGTATCCAACAGGCCTGGGCCCCACGGTGCctgagctgggggctggaggcctgCGGCCAGTGGCCAAAACTTGCTTCAGCATGGTCCCCGCAGTGCAGCAGGAGCTGGACAACCGGCCCCAGCTGCGTTCTGTGCTCCTCTGTGGCATCGAGGCACACGCCTGCATCCTG AACACAGCCTTGGACCTCCTGGACCGTGGGCTGCAGGTCCACGTGGTGGTGGATGCCTGCTCCTCTCGCAA ccaggTGGACAGGCTGGTGGCACTGGCCCGGATGCGGCAGAGTGGGGCCTTCCTCTCCACCAGCGAAGGGCTGATTCTGCAGCTCGTGGGTGACGCTGCCCACCCCCGGTTTAAGGAG ATCCAGAAGATCATCAAGGAGCCTGCCCAGGATAGTGGGCTGCTAGGCGTCTTCCAAGGCCCCAACCCCCTCTTCCGCTGA